In the Pseudanabaena sp. PCC 7367 genome, one interval contains:
- a CDS encoding calcium-binding protein, translated as MAIINNSFLLSSYELITQIANSSSFFFDLSDLADDLELRPEFTIDNPAGIRGFNGSDTIVGSSGDDVVNGNQGSDFLFGSTGNDYLRGGKGDDELVGEFGNNVLNGNIGDDLVLANNGANFLRGGQGNDFLSGGIDDDILIGDFGTDLLVGAGGADTFVLRADTAGFSIDNADQISDLNLADGDRIVIVGNFSFNDIGLFSARIQPGFGFPVQGTVIERISTGEILGTVTSSIQDVELALELVSTSDPALFIG; from the coding sequence ATGGCTATTATTAACAACTCATTTCTGCTCAGCAGCTACGAATTGATCACACAGATCGCCAACAGCTCCTCATTTTTCTTTGATCTGTCTGACTTGGCCGATGACCTGGAATTGCGCCCAGAATTCACGATCGACAACCCAGCCGGGATTCGCGGCTTTAATGGCAGCGATACGATCGTTGGCTCTAGTGGCGATGATGTGGTGAATGGCAACCAGGGCAGTGACTTTCTGTTTGGCTCCACTGGTAATGATTATCTTAGAGGTGGCAAAGGTGATGATGAGCTGGTGGGTGAATTTGGCAACAATGTCCTGAATGGCAACATTGGCGATGACCTGGTGTTGGCCAATAATGGCGCTAATTTTCTGCGCGGTGGTCAGGGCAATGATTTCCTGAGCGGCGGCATTGATGATGATATTTTGATCGGTGACTTTGGCACTGATTTGCTGGTTGGCGCTGGCGGTGCAGATACGTTTGTGTTGCGGGCAGATACGGCGGGTTTTAGCATTGACAACGCCGATCAAATTAGCGATCTCAACCTGGCCGATGGCGATCGGATCGTGATTGTGGGCAACTTTAGCTTTAATGACATAGGCTTGTTTTCAGCCAGAATCCAGCCCGGATTTGGTTTCCCAGTGCAGGGCACAGTAATCGAACGCATCTCCACGGGCGAAATTCTGGGCACCGTTACTAGCAGCATTCAGGATGTGGAACTGGCGCTGGAATTGGTTTCAACCTCTGATCCGGCGCTATTTATTGGTTAA